The Methylomarinum sp. Ch1-1 genome contains the following window.
TGCGCGAACCATTGCTGGCTTTCCGGCTGCATGATGATACTGGCGTACAGATTACGTGCCGTCTTGATCTCAGGCCGATAATATCTCACCGATTCGGCAAGATCTGCGGTCAGACCGGTCAAGGCATTGATCTTGGCCGCCAGCTTCCGTTTAGGGGATAAACCGGCCGTTTTCCTTAGGGCTGCCGGACTAACATCTTCTGTATCGGTCAAGAATGCATCGTCATGGAAAAGCAGGCCGGCAAAATGGGCATGTTTGGCCAAATCCTGATAGATTTCGTTGACGAACTCCCGCGCCTGCGGATGAAAAGGGGACAAGCGACGGTAATCATTCCGGCTCGCCACAGCGCGTCCATCGCGCAGTTCCTGCACCCACCAATCGTCCGGCGCCGATGTATGAAAGGACAAAACCGGCAGCCAGGCATAGACATTGACGTGAGCGCGGGTTTTCAATTGCCAGGCGACGCGATTGAAGAGGTCCGCTCGAACCGGCAGATGGCGATTGGGGAAGTACAAGGCATCGGCATTGCCGTCTCCATCCGGGTCCGCGAAGGCCTGCAAATACACCGTATTGATGCGCATGGCTTTGACTCTGTCCAATAACAGTCCCAAGTTTTTTTCGCGTTGCACCTTGTCCTTATCGTAAACATAGTCGAGGTCGACATGGGCCACCCGTATCGGCTCTCTTTCCTCGATATGGCTCAAGCCATAGACGAAATTAGCCAGCTTAGCGTTACCGGAAATCAGATAACGGTAAATGACCCGCTGCTCGTCCACCCGATTGATGACGTTTTGCAATCCCAGCGAGATGGTCATGCCCAATTTATCGGCAATCCAATGGGTTTCGCGGCTGTATGCGCCGTAAGGCCAGACCATCACCCGAGGGCGCTTACCTGTTCTTCGGAAGATGACATCGGAGCTGCGTTGCAAGTCCCGTTCGATACGCTGCCGAAACTGTTCGTCGTTCTCGTAACCACCGCTGTCCTTCAGAAACATTCGGGTAACTGCCGCGGGCTGGCTATTGCCCT
Protein-coding sequences here:
- the pgaB gene encoding poly-beta-1,6-N-acetyl-D-glucosamine N-deacetylase PgaB, coding for MLKRVLTLIFLYFAPFAVVGASENHLISLCYHDVKDVWDDDPATVTTERLISHLSWLKSHQYHPVSVQDILDARAGKKPLPDKAVLLTFDDGYRNFHAKIFPVLKMFNYPAVFALVTRWMETPSDQPVQYGDRLKPRDDFLSWDQVREMMASGLIEIASHSHDLHRGVIGNPQGNSQPAAVTRMFLKDSGGYENDEQFRQRIERDLQRSSDVIFRRTGKRPRVMVWPYGAYSRETHWIADKLGMTISLGLQNVINRVDEQRVIYRYLISGNAKLANFVYGLSHIEEREPIRVAHVDLDYVYDKDKVQREKNLGLLLDRVKAMRINTVYLQAFADPDGDGNADALYFPNRHLPVRADLFNRVAWQLKTRAHVNVYAWLPVLSFHTSAPDDWWVQELRDGRAVASRNDYRRLSPFHPQAREFVNEIYQDLAKHAHFAGLLFHDDAFLTDTEDVSPAALRKTAGLSPKRKLAAKINALTGLTADLAESVRYYRPEIKTARNLYASIIMQPESQQWFAQSFANFMAYYDYVALMAMPYMEDAERPQEWLGGLIDNVARLHPAALKRTVFELQSVDWRSQEKIPQRELMQQMELLQRKNAMNFGYYPDDFLTNEPPLMMLKETMSLEIFPFGD